The following coding sequences lie in one Bacteroides helcogenes P 36-108 genomic window:
- a CDS encoding cob(I)yrinic acid a,c-diamide adenosyltransferase, whose translation MKRVYTRTGDKGMTGIHGGARVPKDDIRIEANGCLDELNAIIGIIRSMLPADDEWQNLLHTVQRELMVVMSHVATPPGVVNPNPVSAAELVLRCEKEMDSMTGQLQENGYFLLPGGTPVSAQLHFARTVARRAERRLWTLKHREPVNGDILCLVNRLSDLFFVMARMEMQRQKWPEEKWQEFAYKRKNGK comes from the coding sequence ATGAAAAGAGTCTATACCAGAACCGGTGATAAAGGAATGACCGGCATTCACGGTGGTGCACGTGTTCCGAAAGATGATATTCGTATTGAAGCTAATGGTTGTCTGGATGAACTGAATGCTATAATCGGCATTATACGTTCCATGCTCCCGGCTGATGATGAGTGGCAGAATCTGTTGCATACGGTTCAGCGGGAGTTGATGGTTGTAATGAGTCACGTGGCAACTCCTCCGGGGGTGGTGAATCCTAATCCTGTCTCGGCAGCGGAACTTGTCTTGCGTTGTGAAAAAGAAATGGATAGCATGACAGGGCAATTGCAAGAGAACGGTTATTTTCTTTTGCCGGGCGGAACACCCGTATCTGCCCAACTTCATTTTGCCCGTACCGTAGCTCGCCGTGCAGAACGTCGCTTATGGACACTCAAGCATCGGGAACCTGTCAACGGAGATATTCTGTGCCTCGTAAACCGTCTTTCTGATTTGTTCTTTGTGATGGCGCGCATGGAGATGCAGCGCCAGAAATGGCCGGAGGAGAAGTGGCAGGAATTTGCATATAAAAGAAAGAACGGGAAATGA
- a CDS encoding cobyric acid synthase, whose product MNKLHPVMFAGTGSDVGKSIIAAAFCRIFRQDGHRPAPFKAQNMALNSYATPEGLEIGRAQAVQAEAAGIPCHTDMNPLLLKPQSDHTSQVVLNGRPIGNRNAYDYFRKEGREELRREVCDAYDRLSSRYNPVVLEGAGSISEINLRDTDLVNLPMALHAGADVILVGDIDRGGIFASVYGSMMLLRPHERERIKGILINKFRGDICLFESGVRMLEELCGIPVVGIVPYYKDIYIEEEDSVALATKSVQAECGKVNVAVILLRHLSNFTDFNVLERDSRVHLFYTNNVEELAKADIILLPGSKSTLDDLYELRRNGVAAAIIRAHREGVTVMGICGGYQMMGQEVLDPAHVEGDIERLPGLGLLPVSTRMMGEKVTRQVRFRLMDGEKRNMEKFPLQGYEIHMGTTVPAGDTPASPLNILEGGTADGYFVDSTCMGTYIHGILDNPEFIDFLLEPFADKLAGTAKTFDYHSFKEEQYDKLAEHVRRHVNMPLIYQILTENYD is encoded by the coding sequence ATGAATAAACTTCATCCCGTCATGTTTGCCGGAACCGGTAGCGATGTGGGTAAGAGCATTATTGCTGCCGCTTTTTGTCGTATTTTCAGACAAGACGGTCATCGGCCTGCTCCATTTAAAGCGCAGAATATGGCTTTGAATTCGTATGCAACTCCCGAAGGTCTGGAAATAGGACGTGCACAGGCTGTACAGGCTGAAGCTGCCGGTATTCCCTGTCACACAGACATGAATCCTTTATTATTGAAGCCGCAATCTGACCATACTTCGCAAGTGGTTCTTAATGGCCGTCCTATCGGCAACCGGAACGCTTATGATTATTTCCGTAAAGAAGGACGGGAGGAGTTACGCCGTGAAGTCTGTGATGCATACGACCGACTGTCTTCACGGTATAATCCTGTGGTGCTGGAAGGAGCTGGAAGCATTTCTGAGATTAACTTGCGCGATACAGATCTGGTAAATTTGCCTATGGCGCTGCATGCCGGAGCAGATGTTATCCTTGTGGGAGATATTGATCGTGGTGGTATTTTTGCCAGTGTTTATGGTTCTATGATGTTGCTCCGTCCTCATGAAAGGGAACGTATAAAAGGTATCCTTATCAATAAGTTTCGCGGAGATATTTGTCTTTTTGAGTCCGGAGTCAGGATGCTGGAAGAACTTTGCGGTATTCCTGTGGTGGGGATTGTTCCATACTATAAAGATATCTATATAGAGGAAGAAGATTCGGTGGCTCTTGCCACAAAATCCGTGCAGGCAGAATGTGGTAAAGTTAACGTGGCTGTTATTCTGTTGCGCCATCTCAGTAATTTTACGGATTTCAATGTACTGGAACGTGATTCTCGTGTGCACTTGTTTTATACTAATAATGTGGAGGAATTGGCAAAAGCCGACATTATCCTACTGCCCGGTAGCAAGAGTACGCTTGATGATCTATATGAATTGCGCCGCAATGGGGTGGCTGCTGCCATCATTCGTGCACATCGTGAAGGAGTTACGGTAATGGGTATATGCGGTGGTTACCAGATGATGGGACAGGAAGTGCTTGACCCGGCTCATGTGGAGGGGGACATAGAGCGTCTGCCAGGTCTGGGACTGCTACCAGTAAGCACCCGGATGATGGGAGAGAAAGTGACGAGACAGGTACGATTCCGGTTAATGGATGGCGAAAAGCGGAATATGGAGAAGTTTCCATTGCAAGGCTATGAGATACACATGGGAACCACTGTTCCGGCAGGAGACACTCCCGCTTCTCCTCTGAATATATTGGAAGGAGGCACTGCAGATGGGTATTTCGTGGATTCTACCTGTATGGGTACATATATTCATGGCATTCTTGATAATCCGGAATTTATTGATTTCCTGCTCGAACCTTTTGCGGATAAACTTGCCGGAACGGCAAAGACTTTTGATTACCATAGCTTTAAAGAAGAACAATATGACAAGCTTGCCGAACACGTACGTCGTCATGTGAATATGCCACTTATCTATCAAATACTTACAGAAAATTATGATTGA
- a CDS encoding MraY family glycosyltransferase has product MYYLVVLVLLFVTELFYFRVADKCNIIDKPNERSSHTRVTLRGGGIIFYFGALAYFLTSGFEYPLFMLALTLVTFISFVDDIKSTRQITRLIFHFSAMGLMFCQWGLFSLSWWWIVIALIVCTGIINAYNFMDGINGITGGYSLVVLIALAIINAKIIPFVEADFIYTVICSVVVFCFFNFRKRAKCFAGDVGSVSIAFILLFLIGKLIIRTGDFSWIVLLSVYGVDSVLTIIHRLMLHENIGLPHRKHLYQLMANELQIPHVVVSSVYMAVQAAIIIGYVFCLNHGYLYLSVVVLLLSLVYICFMKRYFKLHQFT; this is encoded by the coding sequence ATGTATTATTTGGTAGTTCTGGTTCTGCTATTCGTGACAGAACTTTTTTATTTCAGGGTGGCTGACAAGTGTAATATCATTGACAAGCCGAATGAGCGCAGTTCCCATACAAGGGTCACTTTGCGCGGCGGTGGCATCATCTTCTATTTCGGTGCGTTGGCCTACTTTCTGACAAGTGGCTTTGAATATCCTTTGTTTATGCTTGCCTTGACACTGGTCACGTTCATCAGCTTTGTGGATGATATCAAGTCCACCCGACAGATTACGAGATTGATTTTTCATTTCTCGGCTATGGGATTGATGTTCTGCCAATGGGGCTTGTTCTCCTTGTCTTGGTGGTGGATTGTCATTGCCTTGATTGTCTGTACGGGTATCATCAATGCCTATAACTTCATGGATGGGATCAACGGCATCACGGGTGGTTATTCCTTGGTTGTGCTAATTGCCTTGGCGATCATCAATGCGAAAATTATTCCTTTTGTTGAAGCAGATTTCATTTATACAGTGATTTGTTCTGTCGTGGTCTTCTGTTTCTTTAATTTCCGCAAGAGAGCGAAATGCTTTGCGGGTGATGTGGGTTCTGTAAGTATTGCTTTTATTCTTCTTTTCCTGATAGGCAAACTGATTATCCGTACAGGAGATTTCAGTTGGATTGTCTTGCTGTCCGTCTATGGTGTTGACAGCGTGTTGACTATCATTCACCGCCTGATGCTTCATGAGAATATCGGTTTGCCTCACCGTAAGCATTTGTATCAGCTTATGGCGAATGAACTGCAGATCCCTCATGTGGTGGTTTCTTCTGTTTATATGGCGGTTCAAGCTGCCATTATAATAGGATATGTATTCTGTCTGAATCATGGCTATCTCTATTTATCGGTAGTTGTTCTGTTACTGAGTCTGGTTTACATCTGTTTTATGAAGAGATATTTTAAACTTCATCAATTTACGTAA
- a CDS encoding NAD-dependent epimerase/dehydratase family protein codes for MKLLFTGASGFLGNNVYPLLERMYDVTTVGLLPQDNYTVNIAREIPELREQYDVVLHAAGKAHSVPKTEEEKRVFFDVNLQGTKNLCTALERRGMPRVFIFISTVAVYGCDYGENISEEHSLDGVTPYAVSKRLAEEYLQKWCYEHNVILGIVRPSLIAGPNPPGNLGAMIYGIRSGRYLSIAGSRARKSVLMVQDIAKLVPLLAEKGGVYNVCDSYQPTFRELETVICRQLNRNLPLSIPYWIAKCMALVGDCLGKKAPINSLKLRKITKSLTFSNEKAIHELGWRPTSVLENFKIE; via the coding sequence ATGAAACTTTTATTCACAGGAGCCTCCGGGTTCTTGGGTAATAACGTGTATCCTCTTTTAGAGAGGATGTACGACGTTACTACTGTTGGCTTGCTGCCGCAGGATAACTATACCGTAAACATAGCGAGGGAAATTCCGGAACTGCGTGAACAGTATGATGTTGTTCTTCACGCAGCCGGAAAGGCGCATTCTGTGCCTAAAACGGAAGAGGAGAAACGGGTGTTCTTTGACGTGAACCTGCAAGGCACAAAGAATCTTTGTACTGCATTGGAGAGAAGAGGAATGCCACGGGTTTTCATCTTTATATCTACCGTAGCTGTATATGGCTGTGATTATGGAGAGAACATCTCGGAAGAACACTCTTTGGACGGGGTTACTCCATACGCTGTGAGCAAGCGCCTTGCTGAAGAGTATTTGCAGAAATGGTGCTATGAGCATAACGTTATTTTGGGTATTGTTCGTCCTTCCCTAATTGCCGGTCCCAATCCTCCGGGTAATTTAGGTGCCATGATTTACGGTATCCGTAGCGGCAGATATCTCAGCATTGCCGGAAGCCGGGCACGGAAAAGCGTATTGATGGTGCAGGACATTGCAAAATTAGTTCCTCTGCTGGCGGAAAAAGGAGGTGTCTATAATGTATGTGACAGCTATCAGCCCACTTTCAGGGAACTTGAAACTGTCATTTGCAGGCAGCTTAATAGGAATCTGCCATTATCAATTCCGTACTGGATAGCTAAATGTATGGCTTTGGTAGGTGATTGCTTGGGGAAGAAAGCTCCGATCAATTCTCTGAAATTAAGGAAGATAACGAAGTCCTTGACTTTCAGTAACGAGAAGGCGATACATGAGTTGGGATGGAGGCCGACCAGCGTATTGGAGAATTTCAAGATAGAATGA
- a CDS encoding threonine-phosphate decarboxylase, whose protein sequence is MIEGHGDDSYKYKRPITANFSSNVYSKVDLSCLKAHLCAHIESIGNYPEPEPYTLEARLATEYHLPADAVCVTNGATEAIYLIAQTFRGTNTAIVQPTFSEYADACRMHGHKITSLYRLPEAKDGYLLPEKVQMLWLCNPNNPTGTVVDKKYLTELIRHNSKVGFVIDQSYEYFTLHPLFSPSEAVEFPNVLLLHSMTKRYAVPGLRLGYVTGNGGLLKRLRVNRMPWSVNQLAIEAGLYLLENDVPNSLDVSGYLQETARLCAVLGSVGGLEVWATETHFMLVRLRFGKASALKEYLAGEHGILIRDASNFDGLDEHFFRIATQTREENDRLVDAIKQWMVI, encoded by the coding sequence ATGATTGAAGGACATGGAGATGACTCCTATAAATATAAGCGCCCGATAACGGCGAATTTCAGTTCAAATGTTTACAGCAAAGTGGATCTTTCCTGCCTGAAAGCACATTTATGTGCCCACATCGAAAGTATAGGGAATTATCCCGAACCGGAGCCATATACGCTTGAGGCCCGCCTGGCAACCGAATACCATCTGCCGGCTGATGCAGTATGTGTGACAAACGGCGCAACCGAGGCAATCTATTTGATAGCACAGACTTTTCGTGGTACAAATACTGCTATCGTGCAGCCTACGTTCAGTGAGTATGCCGATGCGTGCCGCATGCATGGGCATAAGATAACTTCACTCTATCGGCTTCCAGAAGCCAAAGATGGTTATCTTCTTCCGGAAAAAGTGCAGATGTTGTGGCTCTGCAATCCGAACAATCCGACAGGGACAGTGGTTGATAAAAAGTATTTGACGGAACTTATCAGGCATAATTCGAAGGTGGGATTTGTCATAGACCAGTCTTACGAATATTTCACCTTACACCCGTTGTTTTCTCCATCTGAAGCTGTGGAATTTCCTAATGTGCTCTTGTTGCACTCTATGACTAAGCGTTATGCAGTTCCGGGATTGCGTTTGGGATATGTGACCGGTAACGGAGGGTTGTTGAAGCGTTTGCGAGTCAATCGAATGCCTTGGTCTGTGAATCAGCTTGCCATTGAAGCCGGACTTTATCTGCTGGAGAACGATGTGCCTAACTCTTTGGATGTTTCCGGATATTTACAGGAAACTGCCCGGTTGTGTGCGGTTCTTGGGAGTGTCGGCGGTTTGGAGGTATGGGCCACTGAAACGCACTTCATGTTGGTACGGCTTCGTTTCGGCAAGGCTTCTGCACTGAAGGAGTATCTTGCCGGAGAGCATGGTATTCTTATTCGTGACGCTTCTAATTTTGACGGACTTGATGAACATTTTTTCCGTATCGCCACACAGACACGTGAAGAAAATGATAGGCTTGTGGATGCAATAAAACAATGGATGGTAATATGA
- the pncB gene encoding nicotinate phosphoribosyltransferase, translating to MIHTILDTDLYKFTTSYAYIKLFPNAMGTFSFKDRDETAYTNKFLKILKKAVIQLAQVTLTGDELDYMTRHCRFLPPVYWEWLSSFRFQPDKVKIHLDDEHHLNIEITDYLYKATLYEVPLLAIVSEIKNKFLGNIADLDSIICKLSEKVALSNEHRLPFSEFGTRRRFSFDVQDKVINYLKQTSQYCTGTSNCHFAMKYGMKPMGTHPHEWFMFHGAQFGYKHANYMALENWVNVYDGDLGIALSDTYTSGIFLSNLSRKQAKLFDGVRCDSGDEFDFTDKLVARYHELGIDSTTKTIVFSNALDFDKALDIQEHCRGKIRCAFGIGTNLTNDTGFKPSNIVMKLTRCKMNVNQEWRECVKLSDDAGKHIGSEAEVQACLYDLRLMVND from the coding sequence ATGATTCATACAATATTAGATACAGACCTATATAAATTCACAACTTCGTATGCCTATATCAAATTGTTTCCCAATGCTATGGGGACATTCAGCTTCAAGGATAGGGATGAAACGGCTTATACAAATAAATTTTTGAAGATTCTCAAAAAGGCAGTTATCCAACTTGCACAAGTGACACTCACCGGCGATGAACTGGACTACATGACCCGCCACTGCCGTTTTTTGCCCCCTGTTTACTGGGAATGGTTGTCCTCTTTCCGATTCCAGCCCGATAAGGTCAAAATACATTTGGATGACGAGCATCACCTCAACATTGAAATAACAGACTACTTATATAAAGCAACCCTATATGAAGTACCCTTACTCGCCATCGTATCGGAAATCAAAAACAAATTTCTTGGAAACATTGCAGACTTGGACAGTATTATCTGCAAGCTTTCCGAAAAGGTAGCCCTATCTAATGAGCATCGGCTGCCTTTCTCTGAATTCGGGACACGCAGGCGTTTTTCCTTTGACGTACAGGACAAAGTGATAAACTATCTGAAACAAACCTCTCAATATTGTACCGGAACTTCCAATTGTCACTTTGCCATGAAGTATGGTATGAAGCCTATGGGCACGCATCCTCATGAATGGTTCATGTTTCATGGTGCACAGTTCGGCTATAAGCATGCCAATTATATGGCACTGGAAAACTGGGTGAATGTATATGACGGTGATTTAGGTATCGCCCTGTCGGACACCTACACTTCCGGCATCTTTCTGAGTAACCTGAGCCGCAAGCAAGCCAAGCTATTCGACGGAGTACGCTGCGACTCCGGTGATGAATTTGATTTTACCGATAAACTTGTTGCCCGCTATCATGAATTAGGAATTGACTCAACCACCAAAACCATCGTATTCAGTAATGCTTTGGATTTTGACAAAGCGCTCGACATTCAGGAACATTGTCGCGGAAAGATACGTTGTGCTTTCGGCATCGGCACAAATCTGACCAACGATACCGGCTTCAAGCCTTCTAATATCGTAATGAAACTGACCCGGTGCAAAATGAATGTCAACCAGGAATGGCGGGAATGCGTGAAGCTATCGGACGATGCGGGAAAACACATCGGCAGTGAGGCAGAGGTACAGGCTTGTTTGTACGATTTGCGGCTGATGGTTAATGATTGA